In Desulfovibrio aminophilus, a single genomic region encodes these proteins:
- a CDS encoding FAD-dependent oxidoreductase, which translates to MKKEYGALVVGAGIGGIRAALDLAETGYKVALIDARPNLGGILTQLDLQFPTDRCGMCKMLPLTQRDQSSQYCLRKGLFHKNIDIHLQTELTALEGDPGKFHATLSRRSTFVDPERCVSCGKCAEVCPVRVPNEFNAGLSKRAAVYLPVPHNIPNHYVVDLDSCQRCWRCHEACPTGAIDFRSVQRAEFHVLAVTPDVAAGAELSQWLQDLDFPTRVEGTGEAAVDRLGGGAECGLLLLDLDMPGGGAERALRRALELRPGLAVVLLAAPGKEEATQALLKLGARDVLAKPLAREKAVPWLDKLFMRLASDRTLELEVGAVILAAGFECFDPASAPAGCADILAYGSHPGVLTSVEFERLCSSTGPTGGHMVRPGDGKPLRRIAWLQCVGSRDVKRNADFCSSFCCMISIKEAMLAKKLSGGEAETVIFYMDMRTPGRDYQRYRDEAETSGGVRFVPARPHTLLPGPDGDVLVEYYDYSGELRSEVFDAVVLAVGARPPRSMERLAQAAGVEVNDWGFCETKPLAPNRTSRLGVFAAGAFGEPKDIRDTLIQAGAAAMGASRMMRVYRGPREELVEEEPVYTDVSRQEPRVLMALCTSCPTLERRADMAELRRRMESLPGVARVMEVGSACTSQGWEAIRNEAAELHPNRVLIGACLPYAHVPRLRELGEALELNPALMDVVDIHTAAFAGGDDDVSARTAETASLLAMAEAKLLGADPSPLPQATPVSPNALVVGGGLAGMTAAMGIADQGFKVFLVEEAEELGGTAMSLRYTLEGEDPARFMGDLIEQVEKNPNIRVLKDSRVVLSRGRAGRFVTVIATGEGVAHTLHHGATILATGGREARVYEYGNRVHKCVLTQLELEQRLADGALDASGLGGVAMIQCWRSRDESRRYCSRVCCLSALKNILMLKRRNPGLPIYVFYRDIMSTGFSEHFYTEARRAGAVFVRYTLANKPRVEFEDQKPVITALDPVLGGEIQVRPDLLVLSSGVEPNDAAEVAELFGVGLNEDGFYQEAETKWRPVDFLKHGVFACGLALGPATMRDTLLSSKAAAQRAVRILNEKRLTCGNVVAEVRNTLCSRCGRCIPVCPYGARSLDLESDAIVVDDLLCQGCGSCMAVCPNSATVLRGFRDEQVMAVIDAALVGPSPAAAANTGR; encoded by the coding sequence TGTGCAAGATGCTCCCCCTGACCCAGCGCGACCAGTCCAGCCAGTACTGCCTGCGCAAGGGACTGTTTCACAAGAACATCGACATCCACCTTCAGACCGAGCTGACCGCCCTGGAGGGCGATCCGGGCAAGTTTCACGCCACCCTGAGCCGCCGATCCACCTTCGTGGATCCGGAGCGCTGCGTGAGCTGCGGCAAGTGCGCCGAGGTCTGCCCGGTGCGGGTGCCCAACGAGTTCAACGCGGGCCTGAGCAAGCGGGCGGCCGTGTACCTGCCCGTGCCGCACAACATTCCCAACCACTATGTGGTGGACCTGGACAGCTGCCAGCGCTGCTGGCGCTGCCACGAGGCCTGCCCCACCGGGGCCATCGACTTCCGTTCGGTCCAGCGCGCCGAGTTCCACGTCCTGGCGGTCACGCCGGACGTGGCGGCCGGGGCGGAGCTGAGCCAATGGCTCCAGGACCTGGACTTCCCCACCCGCGTGGAGGGCACGGGCGAGGCCGCCGTGGATCGGCTCGGCGGCGGCGCGGAGTGCGGCCTGCTGCTGCTGGACCTGGATATGCCCGGCGGCGGGGCCGAGCGCGCCCTGCGACGCGCCCTGGAGCTGCGGCCCGGTCTGGCCGTGGTCCTGCTGGCCGCTCCCGGAAAGGAAGAGGCGACCCAGGCCCTGCTGAAGCTCGGCGCGCGCGACGTGCTGGCCAAGCCCCTGGCCCGGGAGAAGGCCGTGCCCTGGCTGGACAAGCTCTTCATGCGCCTAGCCTCGGATCGGACCCTGGAGCTGGAGGTGGGTGCGGTGATTCTGGCCGCCGGGTTCGAGTGTTTCGACCCGGCCTCGGCCCCGGCCGGATGCGCCGACATCCTGGCCTACGGCTCGCACCCGGGCGTGCTCACTTCCGTGGAGTTCGAGCGCCTGTGCAGCTCCACCGGCCCCACCGGCGGCCACATGGTCCGGCCCGGCGACGGCAAGCCCCTGCGCCGGATCGCCTGGCTCCAGTGCGTGGGCTCGCGGGATGTGAAGCGCAACGCGGACTTCTGCTCCTCCTTCTGCTGCATGATCTCCATCAAGGAGGCCATGCTGGCCAAGAAGCTGTCGGGCGGCGAGGCCGAGACGGTCATCTTCTACATGGACATGCGCACGCCGGGGCGGGACTACCAGCGCTACCGCGACGAAGCCGAGACCTCGGGCGGGGTGCGCTTCGTGCCCGCCAGGCCGCATACCCTGCTGCCCGGACCGGACGGCGACGTGCTCGTGGAATACTACGACTATTCCGGCGAACTGCGCTCGGAGGTCTTCGACGCCGTGGTCCTGGCCGTGGGAGCCAGGCCGCCCCGGTCCATGGAGCGCCTGGCCCAGGCCGCCGGGGTCGAGGTCAACGACTGGGGTTTCTGCGAGACCAAGCCCCTGGCCCCCAACCGCACGAGCCGCCTGGGCGTGTTCGCGGCCGGGGCCTTCGGGGAGCCCAAGGACATCCGCGACACCCTGATTCAGGCCGGCGCGGCGGCCATGGGCGCCTCGCGCATGATGCGGGTCTATCGCGGGCCGCGCGAGGAGTTGGTCGAGGAGGAGCCGGTCTACACCGACGTCTCCCGCCAGGAACCCCGGGTGCTCATGGCCCTGTGCACGTCCTGCCCGACCCTGGAGCGCCGGGCGGACATGGCCGAGTTGCGGCGGCGCATGGAAAGCCTGCCCGGCGTGGCCCGGGTCATGGAGGTGGGCTCGGCCTGCACGAGCCAGGGCTGGGAGGCGATCAGGAACGAGGCCGCCGAGCTGCACCCCAATCGGGTGCTCATCGGGGCCTGCCTGCCGTATGCCCATGTGCCGCGCCTGCGGGAGCTGGGCGAGGCCCTGGAGCTCAACCCGGCGCTCATGGACGTGGTGGACATCCACACCGCCGCCTTCGCGGGCGGCGACGATGACGTTTCGGCGCGGACCGCCGAGACGGCCTCGCTGCTGGCCATGGCCGAGGCCAAGCTCCTGGGCGCGGACCCCTCGCCCCTGCCGCAGGCCACGCCGGTCTCGCCCAACGCCCTGGTGGTGGGCGGCGGACTGGCGGGCATGACCGCGGCCATGGGCATCGCGGACCAGGGCTTCAAGGTCTTCCTGGTGGAGGAGGCCGAGGAACTGGGCGGCACGGCCATGAGCCTGCGCTACACCCTGGAGGGCGAGGACCCCGCGCGCTTCATGGGGGATCTCATCGAGCAGGTGGAGAAGAATCCGAACATCCGCGTGCTCAAGGATTCCCGGGTGGTGCTCTCGCGCGGCCGGGCCGGGCGGTTCGTGACCGTCATCGCCACCGGCGAGGGCGTGGCCCACACCCTGCACCACGGGGCCACCATCCTGGCCACCGGCGGCCGGGAGGCCCGGGTCTACGAATACGGCAACCGGGTGCACAAGTGCGTGCTGACCCAGCTGGAGCTGGAACAGCGCCTGGCCGACGGCGCGCTGGACGCCTCCGGGCTCGGCGGGGTGGCCATGATTCAGTGCTGGCGCTCGCGCGACGAGTCGCGGCGCTATTGCAGCCGGGTCTGCTGCCTGAGCGCGCTGAAGAACATCCTCATGCTCAAGCGCCGCAATCCCGGCCTGCCCATCTACGTCTTCTACCGCGACATCATGAGCACGGGCTTCTCGGAGCACTTCTACACCGAGGCCCGGCGCGCCGGGGCCGTGTTCGTCCGCTACACCCTGGCGAACAAGCCGCGCGTGGAGTTCGAGGACCAGAAGCCGGTGATCACCGCCCTGGACCCGGTCCTGGGCGGAGAGATCCAGGTGCGGCCGGACCTGCTCGTGCTCTCCAGCGGCGTGGAGCCCAACGACGCCGCCGAGGTGGCCGAGCTCTTCGGCGTGGGGCTGAACGAGGACGGCTTCTACCAGGAGGCCGAGACCAAGTGGCGGCCGGTGGACTTCCTCAAGCACGGCGTCTTCGCCTGCGGCCTGGCCCTGGGCCCGGCCACCATGCGCGACACGCTCCTCTCGTCCAAGGCCGCCGCCCAGAGGGCCGTGCGCATCCTGAACGAAAAGCGCCTCACCTGCGGCAACGTGGTGGCCGAGGTGCGCAACACGCTCTGCTCGCGCTGCGGCCGGTGCATTCCGGTCTGCCCGTATGGGGCGCGGTCCCTGGACCTGGAGAGCGACGCCATCGTGGTGGACGACCTGCTCTGCCAGGGCTGCGGCTCATGCATGGCGGTCTGTCCCAACAGCGCCACCGTGCTGCGCGGCTTCCGCGACGAGCAGGTCATGGCCGTGATCGACGCGGCCCTGGTCGGCCCGTCCCCGGCGGCGGCCGCGAACACCGGACGATGA
- a CDS encoding 4Fe-4S dicluster domain-containing protein codes for MNQRSEAVSLPAAVTIAADAAALAEIQDMVRACMQCGTCSASCPNAPAMDHTPRSLWRMLLLGLVDEVLESRTFWLCSACYSCTLRCPRGLPLTAAMAALKRLAASDGRSADRKRGLFYEDFMRNVEKNGRVRETELMLHYFLDMRDPLLPLEYTPLGLKLLRKGKLHLGGSGQLGRLGPLFAKVREMEARP; via the coding sequence ATGAACCAGCGGAGCGAAGCCGTCTCCCTGCCCGCCGCCGTGACCATCGCGGCCGACGCGGCCGCCCTGGCCGAGATCCAGGACATGGTCCGGGCCTGCATGCAGTGCGGAACCTGTTCCGCCTCCTGCCCCAACGCCCCGGCCATGGACCACACGCCCCGGAGCCTGTGGCGCATGCTCCTGCTGGGGCTCGTGGACGAGGTGCTGGAGAGCCGGACCTTCTGGCTCTGCTCGGCCTGCTACTCCTGCACGCTGCGCTGTCCGCGCGGCCTGCCCCTGACCGCGGCCATGGCCGCGCTGAAGCGCCTGGCCGCCTCCGACGGCCGGTCCGCGGACCGCAAGCGGGGCCTGTTCTACGAGGACTTCATGCGCAACGTGGAGAAGAACGGGCGGGTGCGCGAGACCGAGCTCATGCTCCATTATTTCCTGGACATGCGCGATCCGCTCCTGCCCCTGGAATACACCCCGCTCGGGCTGAAGCTCCTGCGCAAGGGCAAGCTGCACCTGGGCGGAAGCGGACAGCTGGGCCGTCTCGGCCCGCTCTTCGCCAAGGTCCGTGAAATGGAGGCCCGGCCATGA
- a CDS encoding CoB--CoM heterodisulfide reductase iron-sulfur subunit B family protein: MKYSYYPGCSLESGAVEYDLSSREVLRLLGVELAEIPDWTCCGASAVEPVSSLLTLALPARNLALAEREVPDADMLVPCSACYLNHLRVERECGADRKLAARVNEALSAEGLSRSGTVRVRHLLDVLFRDVGPERVGQAVVRRLEGLTAAPYYGCQVLRPYPLFDDPERPASMTPLLKALGVEVLDWDMGGRCCGASLMATKRDAALALVSAILDAASGADLIVTVCPMCQMNLEAYQKEAIRSGGRGRPVSVLYLPQLMGLALGLSEDDVLLGKNLAVTDTLLGKLRAPEAAEV; the protein is encoded by the coding sequence ATGAAGTACAGCTACTATCCCGGCTGCTCCCTGGAGAGCGGGGCGGTGGAGTACGACCTCTCCAGCCGCGAGGTGCTGCGCCTGCTCGGCGTGGAGTTGGCGGAAATCCCGGACTGGACCTGCTGCGGCGCGAGCGCCGTGGAACCCGTGAGCAGCCTGCTGACCCTGGCCCTGCCCGCCCGCAACCTGGCCCTGGCCGAACGCGAGGTCCCGGACGCGGACATGCTCGTGCCGTGCAGCGCCTGCTACCTGAACCATCTGCGCGTGGAGCGGGAGTGCGGCGCGGACCGCAAGCTCGCGGCCCGGGTCAACGAGGCCCTCTCCGCCGAGGGACTGAGCCGCTCCGGCACGGTGCGGGTCCGCCACCTCCTGGACGTGCTCTTCCGGGACGTGGGCCCGGAGCGGGTGGGCCAGGCCGTGGTCCGCCGCCTGGAAGGGCTGACCGCGGCTCCCTATTACGGCTGCCAAGTGTTGCGGCCCTATCCGCTGTTCGACGACCCGGAGCGTCCGGCCTCGATGACGCCCCTGCTCAAGGCCCTGGGCGTCGAGGTCCTGGACTGGGACATGGGCGGCCGCTGCTGCGGGGCCTCGCTCATGGCCACCAAGCGCGACGCGGCCCTGGCCCTGGTGTCCGCCATCCTGGACGCGGCCTCGGGGGCGGACCTCATCGTCACGGTCTGCCCCATGTGCCAGATGAACCTGGAGGCCTACCAGAAGGAGGCCATCCGCTCCGGCGGCAGGGGACGCCCGGTGTCGGTGCTCTATCTGCCTCAGCTCATGGGCCTGGCGCTGGGCCTTTCGGAAGACGACGTGCTTCTGGGCAAGAATCTGGCGGTCACGGACACGCTGCTCGGCAAGCTGCGCGCGCCCGAGGCCGCGGAGGTCTGA
- a CDS encoding universal stress protein codes for MFKDILLAITPSELCDCAADAAFHFAQRFESRLVVVHVCGMVQGWGEMEFLESSGEVGRIKASVEEYYKDKLKGLDNYEIKVVPGVPHAEILRIARKMNADLIVMGPHTKEYAEMRVRQWGMAGSTLEQVSQKARCPVMIVAKSTPYGEHNFLNIVAATDFSEQADCAVFYGGQIARHYKAGLTVFHCVDAGESGRVSLGQEEIRRSIETAKANLEERYGDKLRGIKGCSFEAWEGMPAMEILKLARMREADLILMAHHTREADPEKAFLGSTVVQVALNSTCPTMSVNRHFDLRCGLMYDQTGEVVSETGMAAV; via the coding sequence ATGTTCAAGGACATCCTTTTGGCGATCACGCCGTCGGAATTGTGTGACTGCGCGGCGGACGCGGCCTTCCACTTCGCGCAGCGGTTCGAATCCCGCCTGGTCGTGGTGCATGTCTGCGGCATGGTCCAGGGCTGGGGCGAGATGGAGTTCCTGGAGTCTTCCGGCGAGGTCGGCCGGATCAAGGCCTCGGTGGAGGAGTACTACAAGGACAAGCTGAAGGGCTTGGACAACTACGAGATCAAGGTGGTGCCCGGCGTGCCCCACGCCGAGATCCTGCGCATCGCCCGCAAGATGAACGCCGACCTCATCGTCATGGGGCCGCACACCAAGGAATACGCCGAGATGCGCGTCCGCCAGTGGGGCATGGCCGGCAGCACCCTGGAACAGGTGAGCCAGAAGGCCCGCTGCCCGGTCATGATCGTGGCCAAGTCCACGCCGTACGGCGAGCACAACTTCCTGAACATCGTCGCGGCCACGGACTTCTCCGAGCAGGCCGACTGCGCGGTCTTCTACGGCGGCCAGATCGCCCGGCACTACAAGGCGGGCCTCACGGTCTTCCACTGCGTGGACGCGGGCGAATCCGGGCGCGTCTCCCTGGGCCAGGAGGAGATCCGGCGCTCCATCGAGACGGCCAAGGCCAACCTGGAGGAGCGCTACGGGGACAAGCTCCGGGGCATCAAGGGCTGCTCCTTCGAGGCCTGGGAGGGCATGCCCGCCATGGAAATCCTGAAGCTGGCGCGGATGCGCGAGGCCGATCTCATCCTCATGGCCCACCACACCCGCGAGGCCGATCCCGAGAAGGCCTTCCTGGGCTCCACCGTGGTCCAGGTGGCCCTCAACTCCACCTGTCCGACCATGAGCGTGAACCGTCACTTCGACCTGCGCTGCGGCCTGATGTACGACCAGACCGGCGAAGTGGTCTCGGAAACCGGCATGGCCGCCGTCTAG
- a CDS encoding response regulator codes for MSGLIRVLVVDDDARFASNMVKLLEAYGLLADTVNSGEEALKSLGRDAYDVVLLDVRLPGLTGTATLEHLAQAGVEARIIVVTGHASADDAAEFLRLGAFDYLLKPCKTEKLLEVIRGACGSKTGATVG; via the coding sequence ATGAGCGGTTTGATCAGGGTTCTGGTGGTGGACGACGACGCGCGTTTCGCCTCCAACATGGTCAAGCTTCTGGAAGCCTACGGCCTCCTCGCCGACACGGTGAACAGCGGCGAGGAGGCCCTGAAGAGCCTGGGCCGGGACGCCTACGACGTGGTGCTCCTGGACGTGCGCCTGCCGGGCCTCACCGGCACGGCCACCCTGGAGCACCTGGCCCAGGCCGGGGTCGAGGCCAGGATCATCGTGGTCACCGGGCACGCCTCGGCGGACGACGCGGCCGAGTTCCTCCGGCTGGGGGCCTTCGACTACCTGCTCAAGCCCTGCAAGACGGAGAAGCTCCTGGAGGTGATCCGCGGGGCCTGCGGGAGCAAGACCGGGGCGACGGTCGGCTAG
- a CDS encoding (Fe-S)-binding protein, whose product MGETMTMLTPRTSEFLGKVMNLMPEGGNLSMCLTCGACSAGCPATGLHGMDPRKFLRLCALGQDDIVLSTPWVWMCTMCQRCVYACPMHIDIPRLIYEARASWPRENRPKGIRGSCDQALNTEGNSAMGARSEDFKFVVEDILQEVKESQPGWEDLSVSFNRQGAEYFLNQNSREPVTEPDEMVPLWKILHTTQCDWTYGTLGWAAENYCMFLADDKAWETIVRNKIQAVEELGCRYWLNTEUGHEMYAIRSGLQKFGITPKFEIESIIRLYARWIREGKLRVSSDWNRDLGVTFTVQDPCQLVRKSFGDPVAEDLRFVVKSVVGEEHFIDMAPNRSNNYCCGGGGGYLQSGFTAERRAYGQRKLKQILDTGADYCIAPCHNCHSQIHDLSENSGKHFPVVHLWTLICLSMGCLGENERSYLGEDLAGVGL is encoded by the coding sequence ATGGGAGAGACGATGACGATGCTGACGCCCAGGACCAGCGAATTCCTGGGCAAGGTCATGAACCTGATGCCGGAAGGCGGAAATCTGTCCATGTGCCTGACCTGCGGCGCCTGCTCCGCAGGCTGCCCCGCGACGGGTCTGCACGGCATGGACCCGCGCAAGTTCTTGAGGCTGTGCGCCCTGGGACAGGATGACATCGTGCTGTCCACCCCCTGGGTCTGGATGTGCACCATGTGCCAACGATGCGTTTACGCCTGCCCCATGCACATCGACATCCCGCGCCTGATCTATGAGGCCCGGGCGTCCTGGCCGCGGGAGAACCGGCCCAAGGGCATCCGGGGGTCCTGCGATCAGGCCCTGAACACCGAAGGCAACTCGGCCATGGGAGCGCGGAGCGAGGACTTCAAGTTCGTGGTCGAGGACATCCTGCAGGAGGTCAAGGAGTCGCAGCCGGGCTGGGAGGACCTTTCGGTCTCCTTCAACCGCCAGGGCGCGGAGTATTTCCTGAACCAGAACTCCCGCGAGCCCGTGACCGAGCCGGACGAGATGGTTCCGCTGTGGAAAATCCTGCACACGACGCAATGCGACTGGACATACGGCACGCTGGGCTGGGCCGCCGAGAACTATTGCATGTTCCTGGCCGACGACAAAGCCTGGGAAACCATCGTCCGCAACAAGATCCAGGCTGTGGAGGAGCTGGGATGCCGATATTGGCTGAACACGGAGTGAGGGCACGAGATGTACGCAATCCGGTCTGGATTGCAGAAGTTCGGCATCACTCCCAAGTTCGAGATCGAGAGCATCATCCGGCTCTATGCCCGCTGGATACGGGAAGGGAAGCTGAGGGTCAGTTCCGACTGGAACCGGGACCTGGGCGTGACCTTCACGGTCCAGGATCCGTGCCAGCTCGTGCGCAAGTCCTTCGGCGACCCGGTGGCCGAGGACCTGCGGTTCGTGGTCAAGTCCGTGGTCGGCGAGGAGCACTTCATCGACATGGCTCCGAACCGGTCCAACAACTATTGCTGCGGGGGCGGGGGCGGATATCTGCAATCCGGCTTCACCGCCGAGCGGCGGGCCTATGGGCAGAGGAAGCTCAAGCAGATACTGGACACCGGCGCGGACTACTGCATCGCTCCGTGCCACAACTGCCATTCGCAGATTCACGATCTCTCCGAGAATTCGGGCAAGCATTTCCCGGTGGTCCATCTCTGGACCCTGATCTGCCTGTCCATGGGCTGCCTCGGGGAGAACGAGCGCAGCTATCTGGGCGAAGACCTGGCCGGCGTGGGGTTGTGA
- a CDS encoding (Fe-S)-binding protein — protein sequence MSTVIPASLDEEIRLHLAKFDFSACLACGACSSGCPTSNSPDNEGWNIRKVLRMLAYGMVDEVVAANFPWLCTGCGRCALACPMGLDIVPIMLHMKHLRSRDQVPGVLQKGIANNLESGNNMSIPRDDYLLGMAELGQQLSDEDCPGFYVPVDHNDADILFFPNSKEVYGDFEDQFWWWKVFYAAHENWTVPSEGWEAVDWALFTGNYDGIRALAERKIEYIRRFNIRRMIMPDCGGGSYGCRTGMKHCIELNKENKVNFIYLYEYLKEIIEQGRITLDKRVHAGKRFTWHDSCKHGRELLKHYGQAFFEEPRWILSQCVDEFVEMTPNREANYCCGAGGGNWPGPFEKQSAFHGRYKAEQIRRTGADVVVVGCSNCRDQIMKRLPKYYKDLKYEVKYIWQVVAEALVIEPWAQEAVDRAAAAAAAQWKAFGIEPE from the coding sequence ATGAGCACCGTCATTCCCGCCTCCCTGGATGAGGAAATCCGGCTGCATCTCGCCAAGTTCGATTTCAGCGCCTGCCTGGCCTGCGGGGCGTGCAGCAGCGGCTGCCCCACCAGCAACTCCCCGGACAACGAGGGCTGGAACATCCGCAAGGTGCTGCGCATGCTGGCCTACGGCATGGTGGACGAGGTCGTGGCCGCCAACTTCCCCTGGCTCTGCACGGGGTGCGGCCGTTGCGCCCTGGCCTGTCCAATGGGCCTGGACATCGTGCCGATCATGCTTCACATGAAGCATCTCCGCTCCCGCGACCAGGTGCCCGGCGTGCTCCAGAAGGGCATCGCGAACAACCTGGAGAGCGGCAACAACATGAGCATCCCCCGGGACGACTACCTGCTCGGCATGGCCGAGCTGGGACAGCAGCTTTCCGATGAAGACTGCCCGGGATTCTACGTGCCCGTGGATCACAACGACGCCGACATCCTGTTCTTTCCCAACTCCAAGGAGGTCTACGGCGACTTCGAGGACCAGTTCTGGTGGTGGAAGGTCTTCTATGCCGCGCACGAGAACTGGACCGTGCCTTCCGAGGGTTGGGAGGCCGTGGACTGGGCCCTGTTCACCGGCAACTACGACGGCATCAGGGCCCTGGCCGAGCGCAAGATCGAGTACATCCGGCGCTTCAACATCCGGCGCATGATCATGCCGGACTGCGGCGGCGGGTCCTACGGCTGCCGGACCGGCATGAAGCACTGCATCGAGCTGAACAAGGAGAACAAGGTCAATTTCATCTATCTCTATGAATACCTCAAGGAGATCATCGAGCAGGGGCGGATCACGCTGGACAAGAGGGTGCACGCGGGCAAGCGCTTCACTTGGCACGACTCCTGTAAACACGGCCGTGAACTGCTCAAGCACTATGGCCAGGCGTTTTTCGAGGAACCCCGCTGGATTCTCTCCCAGTGCGTGGACGAGTTCGTGGAGATGACGCCCAACCGCGAGGCGAACTATTGCTGCGGCGCGGGCGGCGGCAACTGGCCCGGCCCCTTCGAGAAGCAGTCGGCCTTCCACGGCCGCTACAAGGCCGAGCAGATCCGCCGCACCGGCGCGGACGTGGTGGTGGTCGGCTGCTCCAACTGCCGCGACCAGATCATGAAGCGCCTGCCCAAGTACTACAAGGATCTCAAGTACGAGGTGAAGTACATCTGGCAGGTGGTGGCCGAGGCCCTGGTCATCGAGCCCTGGGCCCAGGAGGCCGTGGATCGGGCGGCGGCCGCCGCCGCCGCCCAGTGGAAGGCCTTCGGCATCGAGCCGGAGTAG
- a CDS encoding TonB family protein, with the protein MKERFHSRLYVGPQTPISFFWARPLKVGLPHGQGQGLGLGLDGYGLGQEERAPRLLRKVEPKYPLAARRRQVTGKALVKFLVDPEGRVRRLDVVESRPRGAIRPPWRPCPPGSSAPACCAVGT; encoded by the coding sequence ATGAAGGAGAGATTTCATAGCCGCCTTTATGTCGGGCCCCAAACTCCAATTTCATTTTTTTGGGCGCGACCGCTCAAAGTCGGTCTGCCGCATGGCCAGGGCCAGGGGCTGGGCCTGGGGCTGGACGGCTATGGCCTGGGCCAGGAGGAACGGGCCCCGCGCCTGCTGCGCAAGGTGGAGCCGAAATATCCCCTGGCCGCGCGCAGGCGGCAGGTCACGGGCAAGGCGCTGGTCAAGTTCCTGGTGGACCCCGAGGGCCGCGTGCGGCGCCTGGACGTGGTCGAATCCCGGCCCAGGGGGGCGATCAGGCCGCCGTGGAGGCCGTGTCCGCCTGGGAGTTCAGCCCCGGCGTGCTGCGCGGTCGGAACGTGA